The sequence GATCCGAGCAGCCACAGTAGCGACGCCACGACGCCGACGATGATCGCGGGCCGTCCACCCAACGCGGAGCCGCCGGCGACGACGAGGGCGACGCCGACACCCCCGAGGAGCGTCCGCTCTCGAAGCCCGTTCCGTAACCGGTCGCGCACTGCGCCGTCACGTCGCTGTGTTCGTGTGCTCATCGTTATGGAGTTGATCCGCGCTGGTCGGTGCTAGCCGGCGCACCCGTCAGAACGGTTGCGAGTCGGTCGCGTGGGCCGACCTCGAAGGCGGTGACGCGCTGGTACTGGTCGAGCCGTTGACGCAGCTGTTCGAACGAACGGTACCGTTCGTAAGCCGCCCCGAGGTCGTCCGGATCGACGGCATCGAACAGCACGGAGGGCGTGAGAAAGACGAGGACGTGGTTGCCACCCTGTCGCGCCGTCCGGACCGCTTCGAGCAACTCGGCGGGCCGGCGGTCGCTCGTGACGATGACGAACCACGTGGTGCCGGCCACGCGCCGCCCGCCGACTCGTACCCCCTGAAACAGCGGATCATCGGAGATGCGATGCAGGTACTCCGTGGTGTCGGCGAAAAACGGACGGAGACGCGTCGCGAACGCCGAATCATCGGCCGACAGGGACCGCGCGACGCGCCGCCGCTCCCGGACCGTGGTCGGCGCGCGCGGTCCGTCAGCTCTCACCGCGGAGTCACTCTCGGTCCGTCGCGGGGTGTCTTGGCTCCCAGATTCGTCAGGCGGCGTCGCGTTGGCGTGCTCCGCCGCCGTCGGCTCGAGCGTTTCGAGCGCGCGCTGGGCCCGCTGGTACTGATTCGGGGTGCTCTTGGGGCGGACGAAGTCGGTGAGGCCGTCGTCGCCGACGGCCAGCCATCCGAGCGGGTCGGTCAACTGCTGTGCAGTCGCGACGACGGCGATACCGACGCTCCGGGCGTGATCGAGCATCGTGCGCCCGGCGGCGCCGAGACCCATCTCGTCTCTATGGTCGACGACCAACAGCGTCTGGCGGTCGGCAGTGGCCTCGTACTCGCGGATATACGGCTCCGCCAACCGGGCCGTGGCCTTCCAGTCGATGCGAGAAAGCGAATCCCCAGGGACGTACTCGCGCAGTTCGAGGGGTTCGATGCCGCCGCCGCTGTGTTCCGTCTCGTGTTCGCCGTAGCCACGTCCGAGCGACTCCCGCCCGCTGCCGACGTGGATGTTTCGCGGGCCATATGGACGCACGTCGATGGTCGGGCGGCAGTCGT comes from Haloplanus sp. XH21 and encodes:
- a CDS encoding DUF58 domain-containing protein, translating into MRGTARYWEGVGIGALVAAGALVFARPLLLVGAVGVWTWLLLHQLRFAHYTALVTDDLTLGQTVSESVITAGDTVTIRLAADCADAAPCPLRLTSLPPLAATAQSPSGRTARLDAGAHHAEAAYDATMDVAGRTAPRGVELRLRDSQGLFVHTWERTDDDCRPTIDVRPYGPRNIHVGSGRESLGRGYGEHETEHSGGGIEPLELREYVPGDSLSRIDWKATARLAEPYIREYEATADRQTLLVVDHRDEMGLGAAGRTMLDHARSVGIAVVATAQQLTDPLGWLAVGDDGLTDFVRPKSTPNQYQRAQRALETLEPTAAEHANATPPDESGSQDTPRRTESDSAVRADGPRAPTTVRERRRVARSLSADDSAFATRLRPFFADTTEYLHRISDDPLFQGVRVGGRRVAGTTWFVIVTSDRRPAELLEAVRTARQGGNHVLVFLTPSVLFDAVDPDDLGAAYERYRSFEQLRQRLDQYQRVTAFEVGPRDRLATVLTGAPASTDQRGSTP